Genomic window (Bacillus pumilus):
AGTTTAGCTCCTATATAGACAGTGTTTTGTGCATAGTCAAATTCAGCGCCTAAATCAGCTATGATTCGCTGAAAGAGTGCCAACTTATTATCTGACCCAAAATCATCATATTTTAGCGTCTCAGGCAGTTCAGAAAGGTTCAAGATGTATTTATACCCCGTACCCTTAAACACCATATCAAGCAAATAGAATGGGCTAAAATCGCCTTTGTAAGATTCATAGATTCGTCTGCATTTCAAATCATCGAAAAAACGGTGGTCATTTGTACAATCAATTTTCACTAGATTTCCAACCACTCTACGGCCACGCTTGGTGATAATATATTCTTCGTCTTTATAAACGAAATAATTCCTTTGCTTAATTAAGTCAAAGCCGTGCTTGTTGTCTTCTGTTCTCACGCCTGAAACAGCTACTGATTTTGCCCCCTGTTCTCCCTCAGTCAAAGTGACTGAAAATCCAAACAAAGGTTCAACAATCCCTTTTTTATCTTTGATCATTAATAGCTCCGAGTCCATTACATTTCCACCCCCTATACATACCAAAAATGAAAATCAAATGATGTTTCTATTGCTCCTGATGTCCCTTTGATTTCAATGTCATTCCAACCGGGTGCTAATGTTATTCTTTTTCGATTGGTTTCCGCGAAAATACTAATCCCATTTTTCAAATGCCTAATGCCAGCAAGGTGCAATTCATCATTCGCTTTCGTTGTTCCTTTATACGTAAACAGATCCCCTGTCGTAGAATTAATGATCTGAAGGTTTGAGGATGCACCTTTAAAAACGATATCAAGTGGCATTTCTCTCGGGTCTACCTGTACACCGCCGTTAAAAATGCGGAAACGTTTTGATTTGCTCTTATATGTCAAAGGTTCAGTTACAAGCCCCTGCCATTCGGTATTTTCAAAGTCGATAGCCGGATAAGTGCGCCCGATGGATCTGCACCAAGGTTTAGATGATTTGAAATTGATAGTGAATTTCCCTGTACTCAAGTCCACAAATTCAGGAGTGAATGTGCTATCAACCTTTACGAACCATACCTTTCCCGGACTTCTGCTATCCACTAGGCCCATTTCTTCTTTCGTTGTAAATAAAGTCATAAGCTCATCAATGAATAAGACAAGATCGACATGATCGTTTGCGCGAATCAGAAAATCTGCTGTCAAATCGCGTCCTTCCCATGTGGTACCTGCTGGGATCATTCCGTTTTTTCCTTCTACTGATTCGTATTCATTTTTTACAGAAAGGGAAGATTTGCGAAAAC
Coding sequences:
- a CDS encoding phage tail family protein gives rise to the protein MHLSIFKDGKWIDTRSVGLDVLSFRKSSLSVKNEYESVEGKNGMIPAGTTWEGRDLTADFLIRANDHVDLVLFIDELMTLFTTKEEMGLVDSRSPGKVWFVKVDSTFTPEFVDLSTGKFTINFKSSKPWCRSIGRTYPAIDFENTEWQGLVTEPLTYKSKSKRFRIFNGGVQVDPREMPLDIVFKGASSNLQIINSTTGDLFTYKGTTKANDELHLAGIRHLKNGISIFAETNRKRITLAPGWNDIEIKGTSGAIETSFDFHFWYV